A genomic stretch from Georgenia muralis includes:
- the recD gene encoding exodeoxyribonuclease V subunit alpha: MTATTATADAADPRRALRATGLLADFNTAGVLGAADVHVASRLGRLTGETDERVLLAVALAVRGVRAGSVCVSLDDRAALADAEQEVAVEDLPWPDGDAWVRAIEASRLVAVGVDGDDSRPVRWAGDRLYLDRYWRQELLVRRAVDARLGAGVLDVDGAALAAAVGRFFPARDDARQRLAAAAAALGRFTVLTGGPGTGKTTTVARMVAVLQEVAGPGLRVALAAPTGKAAARLQESVRAELVRLAGGAEGRDAGSRDAATISGSAPAAVATTIHRLLGWRPDSSTRFRHDDRHHLPHDVVVVDETSMVSLPLMAHLLEALRPDARLVLVGDPDQLASVEAGAVLGDLVHRAGRPGPGPAEALGAVVPGDMPEDAADLRVLRSGVVRLEKVHRQERDSAILPLAAAVRAGDADAVLGLLRAGGAGVSFVETSGERPTEAELAALRADVAGAGADIVTAAGAGDAAAALRALARHRVMVAHRRGPFGVAHWSHQVEQWVEEAMGARERARARSAHDGVPRAGVRPTGTPWYPGRPLLVTTNDRDSGLYNGDTGVVVADGRGGVIAVFGDPAAPLAVRPHRLPEVETVHAMTVHRGQGSQFEQVSLVLPPATSPLLTRELLYTAVTRATTTVRVVGTEEAVRKAVTTPVRRASGLREDLA, encoded by the coding sequence ATGACGGCAACGACGGCGACGGCCGACGCCGCCGACCCGCGGCGGGCGCTGCGCGCCACCGGCCTGCTCGCGGACTTCAACACCGCCGGCGTGCTCGGCGCCGCCGACGTCCACGTCGCGAGCCGGCTGGGCCGCCTCACCGGTGAGACGGACGAGCGCGTGCTGCTGGCCGTCGCGCTCGCCGTCCGCGGCGTCCGGGCCGGTTCGGTGTGCGTCAGCCTCGACGACCGCGCCGCCCTCGCGGACGCGGAGCAGGAGGTCGCGGTCGAGGACCTGCCCTGGCCCGACGGCGACGCCTGGGTGCGGGCCATCGAGGCGAGCCGGCTCGTGGCTGTCGGGGTCGACGGCGACGACAGCCGACCCGTCCGCTGGGCGGGGGACCGGCTCTACCTCGACCGTTACTGGCGCCAGGAGCTCCTCGTGCGGCGCGCGGTGGACGCCCGGCTGGGCGCCGGCGTGCTCGACGTCGACGGCGCCGCCCTCGCGGCCGCCGTCGGCCGGTTCTTCCCCGCCCGCGACGACGCCCGCCAGCGCCTGGCCGCGGCCGCGGCCGCGCTCGGCCGGTTCACCGTCCTCACCGGCGGGCCGGGCACGGGCAAGACGACGACGGTCGCGCGCATGGTCGCCGTGCTGCAGGAGGTCGCCGGCCCGGGACTGCGGGTGGCGCTCGCCGCCCCCACCGGCAAGGCCGCCGCCCGGCTCCAGGAGTCCGTGCGGGCCGAGCTCGTCCGCCTCGCCGGCGGTGCGGAGGGCCGCGACGCTGGTAGCCGGGACGCCGCGACCATCAGCGGTAGCGCACCTGCCGCGGTGGCCACGACGATCCACCGCCTCCTCGGCTGGCGGCCGGACAGCTCCACCCGGTTCCGGCACGACGACCGCCACCACCTGCCCCACGACGTCGTCGTCGTCGACGAGACCTCCATGGTCTCCCTGCCCCTCATGGCACACCTGCTCGAGGCCCTGCGCCCCGACGCGCGGCTCGTCCTCGTCGGCGACCCGGACCAGCTCGCCTCCGTCGAGGCCGGCGCCGTCCTGGGTGACCTCGTCCACCGCGCCGGCCGGCCCGGTCCGGGCCCGGCCGAGGCCCTCGGCGCGGTCGTCCCCGGCGACATGCCCGAGGACGCCGCGGACCTGCGCGTGCTGCGATCCGGCGTCGTGCGTCTCGAGAAGGTCCACCGGCAGGAGCGCGACTCCGCGATCCTGCCGCTCGCGGCGGCCGTCCGCGCCGGCGACGCCGACGCCGTCCTCGGGCTCCTGCGCGCCGGCGGGGCCGGGGTGAGCTTCGTCGAGACGTCGGGGGAGCGACCCACGGAGGCCGAGCTCGCGGCCCTGCGCGCCGACGTCGCCGGCGCCGGGGCGGACATCGTCACCGCCGCCGGGGCGGGCGACGCCGCTGCGGCGCTGCGGGCGCTGGCCCGCCACCGGGTCATGGTCGCCCACCGGCGCGGGCCGTTCGGGGTGGCGCACTGGTCCCACCAGGTGGAGCAGTGGGTCGAGGAGGCCATGGGCGCGCGCGAGCGTGCCCGCGCCCGGAGCGCCCACGACGGCGTCCCGCGCGCCGGGGTGCGCCCGACCGGCACGCCCTGGTACCCCGGCCGGCCGCTGCTCGTCACCACGAACGATCGCGACTCCGGCCTGTACAACGGCGACACCGGTGTCGTCGTCGCCGACGGTCGCGGCGGGGTCATCGCCGTGTTCGGCGACCCGGCCGCCCCGCTGGCGGTGCGTCCGCACCGCCTGCCCGAGGTGGAGACCGTCCACGCCATGACGGTCCACCGCGGCCAGGGCAGCCAGTTCGAGCAGGTCTCGCTCGTCCTGCCGCCGGCCACCTCCCCGCTCCTGACCCGCGAGCTCCTCTACACCGCGGTCACCCGGGCGACGACGACCGTGCGGGTCGTCGGCACCGAGGAGGCCGTCCGCAAGGCGGTCACGACACCGGTGCGCCGCGCGAGCGGCCTGCGTGAGGACCTCGCGTGA
- a CDS encoding TetR/AcrR family transcriptional regulator, protein MDPVKSRRRYDASHRRAQAARAREAVLAAARSSFVDVGYSTTTVAAIARQAGVSVETIYKSFGGKAALARALYERALAGQGQVAAYERSDAVRLEQTDPRALMRAWGTLTAEVAEQLTPVLLIVRAAAGHDASMATLLRDSDTERLERMRHNARFLAERGYLRDGVTTEHAADVMWTCSSAEIYELLVLRRGWSSEQFATFVAETMAAALLP, encoded by the coding sequence ATGGACCCGGTCAAGAGCCGACGGCGGTACGACGCGTCCCACCGTCGGGCCCAGGCCGCGCGCGCACGGGAGGCGGTGCTGGCCGCAGCCCGGAGCAGCTTTGTCGACGTCGGGTACTCGACGACCACGGTCGCCGCGATCGCCCGCCAGGCGGGTGTCTCGGTCGAGACGATCTACAAGTCGTTCGGCGGGAAGGCGGCGCTGGCCCGAGCCCTGTACGAGCGGGCCCTCGCCGGCCAGGGGCAGGTGGCGGCGTACGAGCGCTCGGACGCGGTACGGCTGGAGCAGACGGACCCGCGGGCCCTCATGCGGGCGTGGGGCACCCTCACGGCCGAGGTCGCCGAGCAGCTCACGCCGGTCCTGCTGATCGTCAGGGCTGCCGCCGGTCATGACGCGTCGATGGCCACCCTCCTGCGCGACAGCGACACCGAACGACTCGAGCGCATGCGCCACAACGCCCGGTTCCTGGCGGAGCGTGGCTACCTGCGCGACGGCGTGACCACCGAGCACGCCGCCGACGTCATGTGGACGTGCAGCTCGGCCGAGATCTACGAGCTGCTCGTCCTGCGCCGCGGATGGTCGTCCGAGCAGTTCGCCACGTTCGTCGCCGAGACGATGGCGGCGGCCCTCCTGCCCTGA
- a CDS encoding nuclear transport factor 2 family protein, giving the protein MGERHGESARVLVDRLAAAVNAHDLDALVACFSPDYRNETPAHPRRGFRGAAQVRRNWEQIFAAVPDLTARVLRSAVAGEEVWTEWEHVGTRRDGVTHRMRGVVILGLAGGRFSWARFYLEPVDDAAGDADAAVASILGVTS; this is encoded by the coding sequence ATGGGCGAACGCCACGGTGAGTCCGCACGAGTCCTGGTGGACCGACTGGCCGCGGCGGTGAACGCCCACGACCTCGACGCGCTCGTCGCCTGTTTCTCGCCGGACTACCGCAACGAGACGCCGGCTCACCCCCGTCGCGGGTTCCGCGGGGCGGCGCAGGTCCGCCGGAACTGGGAGCAGATCTTCGCCGCGGTCCCCGACCTCACGGCCAGGGTCCTCCGCTCGGCGGTGGCGGGCGAGGAGGTCTGGACCGAGTGGGAGCACGTCGGCACGCGCCGTGACGGAGTCACCCACCGGATGCGGGGCGTGGTCATCCTCGGGCTGGCCGGAGGCAGGTTCTCCTGGGCCCGGTTCTACCTCGAGCCCGTCGACGACGCCGCCGGCGACGCGGACGCCGCCGTCGCGAGCATCCTCGGGGTGACCTCATGA
- a CDS encoding SDR family oxidoreductase, whose translation MILVVGATGELGGRIARALLDRGEVVRALVRRREALDVVRAMGAEPVLGDLRDPEGLIAACRDVDAVITTATSAAEGSPEAVAAVDLRGNLDLVDAAEAGGVGRFVFVSPLGAAPDHPDPFMRAKGAVEERLRRSPMAWTVLQSDLFMDRLPMLVVGLPALTGRPVVLVGEGRRRHSLVATADVAAYAVAALADPAAVGRTLVVGGPEPLSWRDVVATFAHELGREVPVETVAPGEPVSGVPEVVQPLLAALETYDSLLDTAPLAQAYGIRPTALAEVVRGLVAGARAA comes from the coding sequence ATGATCCTCGTCGTCGGCGCCACCGGGGAGCTGGGCGGCCGGATCGCCCGGGCACTGCTCGACCGCGGCGAGGTCGTCCGGGCGCTGGTCCGCCGCCGGGAGGCGCTGGACGTCGTGCGCGCCATGGGCGCCGAGCCCGTCCTCGGCGACCTCCGTGATCCCGAGGGTCTCATCGCCGCGTGCCGCGACGTCGACGCCGTCATCACGACGGCGACGTCGGCGGCCGAGGGGTCGCCCGAGGCCGTGGCGGCCGTGGACCTCCGGGGAAACCTCGACCTCGTCGACGCTGCTGAGGCCGGCGGGGTCGGGCGATTCGTCTTCGTCTCGCCGCTGGGCGCGGCGCCGGACCACCCGGACCCGTTCATGCGAGCGAAGGGTGCCGTGGAGGAACGCCTGCGCCGCAGCCCCATGGCCTGGACCGTGTTGCAGTCCGACCTCTTCATGGACCGGTTGCCGATGCTCGTCGTCGGGCTCCCCGCGCTCACGGGCCGGCCGGTGGTGCTCGTGGGTGAGGGACGACGCCGCCACTCGCTCGTCGCGACCGCGGACGTCGCGGCCTACGCCGTCGCCGCGCTCGCCGATCCCGCGGCTGTGGGACGGACCCTGGTCGTCGGTGGACCCGAGCCGCTCTCGTGGCGGGACGTGGTCGCGACCTTCGCCCACGAGCTGGGCCGCGAGGTGCCGGTGGAGACGGTGGCCCCCGGAGAGCCGGTCTCCGGGGTTCCCGAGGTCGTCCAACCGCTCCTCGCAGCGCTCGAGACGTACGACTCCCTGCTCGACACGGCCCCGCTGGCCCAGGCCTACGGGATCAGGCCGACGGCGCTCGCCGAGGTCGTCCGCGGGCTCGTCGCTGGTGCCCGCGCCGCCTGA
- a CDS encoding nuclease-related domain-containing DEAD/DEAH box helicase, producing the protein MFPTDVDFPAGRHGERTVWEALRDQLPDEVVVWYSVRVLDGAREREIDLLVGWPGVGFAAIEVKGGRVGRTEEGWYSSGAGGSHRIEDPVAQVQDARHHLTNRLREHGVAAQRAVAARWVHVVAFPAMTVPPSWEMPGCPRGIVIDQVDLDHVAERIRAAINLHGTGHAPPDGDDVRAVAEALAAVLADRQDPRTRAREQETVADQLTADQGMILEAIQHWRRARIIGGAGTGKTWLAMEQARRLAGRGERVALVCYSRGLARYLERRTRTWRRSERPAYVGLFHDLPVRWGAEPGGDDDSDYYETRLPRRLRELAAEMPPAEKFDAIVVDEAQDFSDAWWPALLACLRDDERGGLFVFLDDGQKVFPRQGQDPISLDPFQLSKNLRNTKQIGQLIGSMSAVAMIPRGLPGPPVRVADVPAENALDAADGIVAELLDQGWEPGDVALITTAHRHPVQKELVEGRGWDAYWDEYFDGEEVFYGHVLGFKGLERRVVVLCVNGLTGDRARERLYTGMSRATSLLVLVGPRDLVESVGGEGVRRRLTSAEPM; encoded by the coding sequence ATGTTCCCCACCGACGTCGACTTCCCCGCCGGCCGGCACGGCGAGCGGACGGTGTGGGAGGCGCTGCGCGACCAGCTTCCCGACGAGGTCGTGGTCTGGTACTCGGTGCGGGTCCTTGACGGCGCCCGCGAGCGGGAGATCGACCTCCTCGTGGGCTGGCCCGGCGTGGGGTTCGCGGCCATCGAGGTCAAGGGTGGGCGGGTCGGCCGGACCGAGGAGGGCTGGTACTCCTCGGGCGCGGGCGGGTCCCACCGGATCGAGGACCCGGTGGCCCAGGTCCAGGACGCCCGCCACCACCTCACCAACCGGTTGCGTGAGCACGGCGTCGCGGCGCAGCGCGCGGTGGCAGCCCGGTGGGTCCACGTGGTCGCCTTCCCGGCCATGACCGTGCCGCCGTCGTGGGAGATGCCCGGCTGCCCGCGCGGCATCGTCATCGACCAGGTCGACCTCGACCACGTCGCCGAGCGCATCAGGGCCGCCATCAACCTCCACGGCACGGGCCACGCCCCGCCCGACGGTGACGACGTCCGTGCCGTCGCCGAGGCCCTCGCCGCCGTCCTCGCCGACCGGCAGGACCCGCGCACCCGCGCGCGCGAGCAGGAGACCGTCGCGGACCAGCTCACCGCCGACCAGGGCATGATCCTCGAGGCGATCCAGCACTGGCGGCGCGCCCGGATCATCGGCGGCGCCGGCACCGGCAAGACGTGGCTCGCCATGGAGCAGGCCCGGCGGCTGGCCGGTCGCGGCGAGCGGGTCGCGCTCGTCTGCTACAGCCGGGGCCTCGCCCGCTACCTGGAACGGCGGACCAGGACCTGGCGCAGGTCCGAGCGGCCCGCCTACGTCGGCCTCTTCCACGACCTGCCCGTGCGCTGGGGCGCCGAGCCCGGCGGCGACGACGACTCCGACTACTACGAGACCCGGCTGCCGCGCCGGCTGCGCGAGCTCGCCGCCGAAATGCCCCCTGCCGAGAAGTTCGACGCGATCGTCGTCGACGAGGCGCAGGACTTCTCCGACGCGTGGTGGCCGGCCCTGCTCGCCTGCCTGCGGGACGACGAGCGCGGGGGCCTGTTCGTGTTCCTCGACGACGGGCAGAAGGTCTTCCCGCGCCAGGGCCAGGACCCGATCAGCCTCGACCCGTTCCAGCTGTCGAAGAACCTGCGCAACACCAAGCAGATCGGGCAGCTCATCGGCTCGATGTCAGCGGTGGCGATGATCCCCCGAGGCCTCCCCGGCCCGCCGGTCCGCGTCGCGGACGTCCCGGCGGAGAACGCCCTCGACGCCGCGGACGGCATCGTCGCTGAGCTCCTCGACCAGGGCTGGGAGCCCGGCGACGTCGCGCTCATCACGACGGCGCACCGGCACCCCGTGCAGAAGGAGCTCGTCGAGGGGCGTGGCTGGGACGCCTACTGGGACGAGTACTTCGACGGCGAGGAGGTCTTCTACGGGCACGTCCTCGGGTTCAAGGGCCTCGAGCGCCGGGTGGTGGTCCTGTGCGTCAACGGGCTGACCGGCGACCGCGCCCGCGAGCGGCTCTACACCGGGATGTCCCGCGCGACGTCGCTGCTCGTGCTCGTGGGGCCGCGCGACCTCGTCGAGAGCGTCGGCGGCGAAGGGGTCCGACGGCGGCTGACGTCCGCGGAGCCGATGTAG
- a CDS encoding ASCH domain-containing protein, giving the protein MTARTAPGPLDLAAAEMMWAAYAAAHPAVVRACPEHVVDRFGDSAELADELLGLVLAGPKRATAELVGEFAARGEPLPRVGSHWIACDGAGTPRVVLRSTELRIATIADVDEAFARDEGEDDRTLASWAREHRRYWERTCAARGAVFRDDDEIVLERFAVVWPAELAD; this is encoded by the coding sequence ATGACCGCTCGCACCGCGCCCGGCCCGCTCGACCTCGCCGCGGCCGAGATGATGTGGGCCGCGTATGCCGCCGCCCACCCCGCCGTCGTCCGCGCCTGCCCCGAGCACGTGGTGGACCGCTTCGGCGACTCCGCCGAGCTGGCCGACGAGCTGCTCGGCCTCGTCCTGGCCGGCCCGAAGCGGGCGACGGCGGAGCTGGTCGGGGAGTTCGCCGCGCGCGGCGAGCCGCTCCCGCGGGTGGGCTCGCACTGGATCGCCTGCGACGGGGCCGGGACCCCGAGGGTCGTGCTGCGCAGCACGGAGCTGCGGATCGCGACGATCGCCGATGTCGACGAGGCCTTCGCCCGCGACGAGGGCGAGGACGACCGCACCCTCGCATCGTGGGCGCGGGAGCACCGCCGGTACTGGGAGCGCACCTGCGCCGCCCGGGGGGCCGTCTTCCGGGACGACGACGAGATCGTCCTCGAGCGATTCGCCGTCGTGTGGCCGGCGGAGCTCGCGGACTGA
- a CDS encoding FadR/GntR family transcriptional regulator: MTDRSARDTAPVLHTDVLDDLGRAITHGSLPAGSVLTLATLAEDHGVSRTVIREAVRVLESLGMVESRRRVGVRVLPATHWQVLDPRLIRWRLSGPQRDEQLRRLTELRLAVEPTAARLAALRATPAAAARLVELAATLRRLGEEGRGTDPGYLTADIDFHALLIEASGNDMLGALADVIAEVLAGRTQLHLSPELPVAEALDHHERLARAVATGDVDAAEDHARGIVMEVWHELRDVTFTAD; this comes from the coding sequence ATGACAGACCGAAGCGCGCGGGACACCGCACCCGTGCTGCACACCGACGTCCTGGACGACCTCGGGCGCGCGATCACCCACGGCTCGCTGCCCGCGGGGAGCGTGCTGACCCTCGCCACCCTCGCCGAGGACCACGGGGTCTCGCGCACCGTGATCCGTGAGGCCGTCCGCGTCCTGGAGTCGCTCGGCATGGTCGAGTCACGCCGGCGCGTGGGGGTGCGGGTGCTGCCGGCGACGCACTGGCAGGTGCTCGACCCGCGCCTGATCCGGTGGCGGCTCTCAGGACCCCAGCGCGACGAGCAGCTGCGCCGGCTCACCGAGCTGCGGCTCGCCGTCGAGCCGACGGCCGCGCGCCTGGCCGCGCTCCGGGCGACGCCCGCGGCGGCGGCCCGGCTGGTCGAGCTCGCCGCGACGCTCCGGCGGCTGGGCGAGGAGGGGCGCGGCACCGACCCGGGCTACCTCACGGCCGACATCGACTTCCACGCCCTGCTCATCGAGGCCAGCGGCAACGACATGCTCGGCGCGCTCGCCGACGTCATCGCCGAGGTGCTCGCCGGTCGCACGCAGCTGCACCTGTCGCCCGAGCTCCCGGTCGCCGAGGCCCTCGACCACCACGAGCGGCTGGCCCGCGCGGTGGCGACCGGTGACGTCGACGCCGCCGAGGACCACGCACGCGGCATCGTCATGGAGGTCTGGCACGAGCTGCGGGACGTCACCTTCACGGCCGACTGA
- a CDS encoding GntP family permease, which produces MEDWTQTLGAAPLLGIAAGAIALILILVIKFKMHAFLTLILVSLATAFATGIPVGQIVSTLVTGFGGTLGSVALLVGLGAMLGKMVEHSGGAKVLADKMVDIFGEKRAPFALGIASLIMGFPIFFDAGLVVMLPVIFAVARRMGGNVLLYGFPAAAAFSVMHVFVPPHPGPVAASELYGANVGMVLLIGLIIVFPLWYVSGYLWGKYVGRKWIYPIPALFGSLDADQPTNPPKAGTVIGVMLVPLVLIFMNTGIDFLDAAGVVDGEATWAQVLTVIGSSAVALLISVLVAVWVLGTRRGEHGTALEKVVDSALGPVASVILITGAGGMFGGVLRASGIGDALSGTLENIGLPVIFAAYVIAVVLRLAQGSATVALVTAAGLMAPAVAAGDYSAIQIAAITLATAAGSVFASHVNDSGFWLVGRLMGMDVKTTLKTWTVQQTIESVLGFLLTLVIFWIG; this is translated from the coding sequence ATGGAAGACTGGACACAGACCTTGGGAGCGGCCCCGCTCCTCGGGATCGCGGCGGGCGCCATCGCGCTCATCCTGATCCTGGTCATCAAGTTCAAGATGCACGCGTTCCTCACGCTCATCCTGGTCTCGCTGGCCACCGCCTTCGCCACCGGCATCCCGGTCGGCCAGATCGTCAGCACACTGGTGACGGGCTTCGGCGGCACCCTCGGCTCCGTCGCCCTGCTCGTGGGCCTCGGCGCCATGCTCGGCAAGATGGTTGAGCACTCCGGCGGCGCGAAGGTGCTCGCCGACAAGATGGTCGACATCTTCGGCGAGAAGCGGGCGCCGTTCGCCCTCGGCATCGCCTCGCTCATCATGGGCTTCCCGATCTTCTTCGACGCCGGGCTCGTCGTCATGCTGCCCGTGATCTTCGCCGTCGCCCGCCGCATGGGCGGCAACGTCCTGCTCTACGGCTTCCCCGCCGCCGCGGCCTTCTCGGTCATGCACGTCTTCGTGCCGCCGCACCCCGGCCCGGTCGCCGCGTCCGAGCTCTACGGCGCCAACGTCGGCATGGTGCTGCTCATCGGCCTCATCATCGTCTTCCCGCTGTGGTACGTCTCCGGTTACCTCTGGGGCAAGTACGTCGGCCGGAAGTGGATCTACCCGATCCCCGCGCTGTTCGGCTCCCTCGACGCCGACCAGCCCACCAACCCGCCCAAGGCCGGCACCGTCATCGGGGTCATGCTCGTCCCTCTGGTCCTCATCTTCATGAACACCGGGATCGACTTCCTCGACGCCGCCGGCGTCGTCGACGGCGAGGCCACCTGGGCCCAGGTCCTCACGGTCATCGGATCCTCCGCGGTCGCGCTGCTCATCTCGGTCCTCGTGGCCGTCTGGGTGCTCGGCACCCGCCGCGGCGAGCACGGCACGGCGCTGGAGAAGGTCGTGGACTCCGCGCTCGGCCCGGTGGCCTCGGTCATCCTCATCACCGGCGCCGGTGGCATGTTCGGTGGCGTCCTGCGCGCATCCGGCATCGGCGACGCCCTGTCGGGCACGCTGGAGAACATCGGCCTGCCGGTGATCTTCGCCGCCTACGTCATCGCCGTCGTCCTGCGCCTGGCGCAGGGCTCGGCCACCGTCGCCCTCGTCACCGCGGCCGGGCTCATGGCCCCGGCCGTCGCGGCCGGCGACTACAGCGCGATCCAGATCGCGGCGATCACGCTCGCCACGGCCGCCGGCTCGGTCTTCGCCAGCCACGTCAACGACTCCGGGTTCTGGCTCGTGGGCCGCCTCATGGGCATGGACGTCAAGACCACCCTGAAGACCTGGACCGTCCAGCAGACCATCGAGTCGGTCCTCGGCTTCCTCCTGACGCTCGTCATCTTCTGGATCGGCTGA
- a CDS encoding SDR family oxidoreductase, which yields MAGVFDITGKLALVTGSSRGLGNALATGLAEAGARVVLHGRDGAALAQAQERLTALTGTATPAVSFDVTDQVAVREGVAGLVAEHGVPDILVNNAGIQRRAPFNEFAPADWDDLVAANLSSVFYVSQQVTRGMAERGSGKVVNIGSVQAMLARQTIAPYSATKGGVAMLTKGMAADLARFNIQVNAISPGYFATEMNKALVEDEAFNAWVVGRTPAQRWGRFDELVGTLLYLASDASSFVSGQNIFVDGGMTSVV from the coding sequence GTGGCCGGCGTCTTCGACATCACCGGGAAGCTGGCGCTCGTCACCGGCTCCTCCCGGGGCCTGGGCAACGCCCTCGCGACCGGCCTCGCCGAGGCCGGGGCGCGGGTGGTCCTGCACGGGCGCGACGGCGCAGCGCTGGCGCAGGCGCAGGAGCGGCTCACGGCCCTGACCGGGACCGCCACCCCCGCCGTCTCCTTCGACGTGACCGACCAGGTCGCGGTCCGCGAGGGGGTGGCGGGGCTGGTCGCCGAGCACGGCGTCCCGGACATCCTCGTCAACAACGCCGGCATCCAGCGGCGGGCGCCGTTCAACGAGTTCGCGCCCGCCGACTGGGACGACCTCGTCGCGGCCAACCTCTCCAGCGTCTTCTACGTCTCCCAGCAGGTGACGCGGGGCATGGCCGAGCGCGGGTCGGGCAAGGTCGTCAACATCGGGTCGGTCCAGGCGATGCTCGCCCGCCAGACCATCGCCCCGTACTCGGCGACCAAGGGCGGCGTCGCCATGCTCACCAAGGGCATGGCCGCCGACCTCGCCCGGTTCAACATCCAGGTCAACGCCATCTCGCCGGGCTACTTCGCCACCGAGATGAACAAGGCGCTGGTCGAGGACGAGGCGTTCAACGCCTGGGTGGTGGGCCGCACCCCGGCCCAGCGCTGGGGCCGGTTCGACGAGCTCGTCGGCACCCTGCTCTACCTCGCGTCCGACGCCTCGAGCTTCGTCTCGGGCCAGAACATCTTCGTCGACGGCGGCATGACCTCCGTGGTCTGA
- a CDS encoding L-idonate 5-dehydrogenase: MRAIVINGRLDLTEAEVPTPEPGAEQVRLRMAFGGICGSDLHYYNEGANGEYVVREPLVPGHEVSGTVDLDPSGELAPGTPVTVHPARFGTPEHGIEDRRHLWPGGSYLGSASTWPHTQGGMSEYLVVEKDMVRVLPGSLPLRRAALAEPLAVALHAIVVAGGVAGKRVLVSGSGPIGLLAAAAALAKGAAEVVATDVLTGPLERARALGVHGTVQVGVEEIPAAAFDVVLECSGVPAAISPALVGARRAGIVVQVGMVPNEARPVNLAPLVSKELQLRGTFRFDDEIDEAVAILDATPSIDQVITHTLPAGRALEAFAAAKDSERSGKVVVSLWGDDEE, encoded by the coding sequence ATGAGAGCGATCGTCATCAACGGCAGGCTGGACCTCACCGAGGCCGAGGTCCCCACCCCCGAGCCCGGGGCGGAGCAGGTGCGCCTGCGCATGGCCTTCGGCGGGATCTGCGGGTCGGACCTGCACTACTACAACGAGGGCGCCAACGGCGAGTACGTCGTCCGGGAGCCCCTCGTGCCCGGGCACGAGGTCTCCGGCACGGTCGACCTCGACCCGTCCGGCGAGCTCGCCCCGGGCACGCCGGTCACCGTCCACCCCGCGCGGTTCGGCACCCCCGAGCACGGCATCGAGGACCGCAGGCACCTGTGGCCCGGCGGCTCCTACCTTGGCAGCGCCTCGACCTGGCCGCACACCCAGGGCGGCATGAGCGAGTACCTCGTCGTCGAGAAGGACATGGTCCGCGTCCTGCCCGGCTCCCTGCCGCTGCGGCGCGCGGCCCTCGCCGAGCCGCTCGCCGTCGCCCTGCACGCCATCGTGGTGGCCGGCGGGGTGGCGGGGAAGCGGGTGCTCGTCTCCGGGTCCGGGCCCATCGGTCTGCTCGCAGCGGCCGCCGCGCTGGCGAAGGGCGCGGCCGAGGTCGTCGCCACCGACGTCCTCACCGGCCCGCTCGAGCGGGCCCGGGCCCTCGGCGTGCACGGCACCGTCCAGGTCGGGGTCGAGGAGATCCCCGCCGCGGCGTTCGACGTCGTCCTGGAGTGCTCCGGCGTCCCCGCCGCCATCAGCCCGGCCCTGGTCGGTGCCCGCCGAGCGGGCATCGTCGTCCAGGTCGGCATGGTGCCCAACGAGGCCAGGCCCGTGAACCTGGCCCCGCTGGTCTCCAAGGAGCTCCAGCTCCGCGGGACGTTCCGCTTCGACGACGAGATCGACGAGGCCGTGGCGATCCTCGACGCGACCCCGTCGATCGACCAGGTGATCACGCACACGCTGCCCGCGGGGCGGGCGCTCGAGGCCTTCGCCGCGGCCAAGGACTCCGAGCGCTCCGGCAAGGTCGTCGTCTCGCTGTGGGGCGACGACGAGGAGTGA